One window from the genome of Bacteroidota bacterium encodes:
- a CDS encoding acyltransferase encodes MGTLRLLLAAAVVLFHSYHIFGVRMTGGMVSVQAFYMISGFYMALILNEKYNGPGSWKLFMGNRLLRIYPLYWTVLLIVLLVSVIGYFTLGNSFFLYAWISSISHLHWSTILAFVLVNLFLFGSDWLFFSVIGKNDGLLHYSSSAFSGSPRTFTFMLVPQAWSVGAELTFYLLAPLLVRRKWWLQVLIILASGALRYYLVTEKFRSWDPWSYRFFPNEIALFMLGSLAWQVYHRLKNVSVPKWAGPLGWSLIIVCIIGYDYFRFIDEDVRPFVFYTFFFCSLPFIFRWSQHFRTDRWLGELSYPLYIGHLLIVMLFRKWFFGTEILKWYGVVSLASSLVFAFLLMHFVARPIEKIRARRVLQNKARF; translated from the coding sequence GTGGGAACCCTGCGTTTACTGCTCGCTGCAGCTGTGGTACTTTTTCATTCTTACCACATTTTTGGCGTAAGAATGACCGGTGGCATGGTTTCCGTGCAGGCATTCTACATGATTTCGGGCTTTTACATGGCCCTTATCCTCAACGAAAAATACAACGGGCCCGGCTCATGGAAACTGTTTATGGGCAACCGCCTGCTGCGTATTTATCCGCTTTACTGGACCGTGCTGCTCATTGTGCTGCTGGTATCGGTAATTGGCTATTTCACATTGGGGAATTCGTTTTTTCTGTATGCGTGGATCAGCTCGATTTCGCACCTGCACTGGTCAACCATACTTGCATTTGTGCTGGTCAACCTGTTTCTGTTTGGCAGCGACTGGTTGTTTTTTTCGGTCATTGGCAAAAACGACGGTTTGCTGCATTATTCCTCAAGCGCATTTTCAGGTTCACCGCGCACGTTTACGTTTATGCTGGTTCCACAAGCCTGGTCGGTGGGAGCCGAGCTTACGTTTTACTTGCTGGCACCCTTGCTGGTCAGACGAAAATGGTGGCTGCAGGTACTTATTATTCTGGCCAGCGGAGCATTACGCTATTATTTGGTGACTGAAAAATTCCGTAGCTGGGATCCGTGGTCGTATCGCTTTTTTCCCAATGAAATTGCCCTGTTTATGCTGGGCAGTCTGGCCTGGCAGGTCTATCATCGCCTTAAAAACGTATCAGTGCCCAAATGGGCAGGACCGCTTGGCTGGAGCCTGATTATTGTGTGCATCATTGGCTACGACTATTTCAGGTTTATTGATGAGGATGTAAGACCATTTGTATTCTACACTTTTTTCTTTTGCAGTTTACCTTTTATCTTCCGCTGGTCGCAGCATTTCCGCACCGACAGGTGGCTCGGTGAACTTTCCTACCCGCTTTACATCGGTCATTTGCTTATTGTAATGCTGTTCAGGAAATGGTTTTTCGGTACCGAAATTTTGAAGTGGTACGGCGTGGTTTCGCTGGCTTCAAGCCTTGTATTTGCCTTTCTGCTGATGCATTTTGTGGCCCGGCCCATCGAAAAAATCAGGGCCCGCCGTGTTTTACAGAATAAAGCCCGCTTTTGA
- a CDS encoding DUF2147 domain-containing protein: protein MIRTLVFLLAFIGLSSFSTVRYADADINGIWFNQEKDGKIKVYSSGGKHFGYIIWLKTPNDPETGKPQLDKKNSDKAKQTRPIKGLEIMKNLVWDAKEQEWADGEIYDPKSGNSYSLTVKMTDKNTLSLRGYMGVSLLGRTSVWTRTTE from the coding sequence ATGATCAGAACACTCGTTTTTCTGCTGGCCTTTATCGGCCTCAGCTCTTTTTCTACCGTTCGCTATGCCGATGCTGATATCAATGGCATCTGGTTTAATCAGGAAAAAGATGGCAAAATCAAAGTGTATTCCTCCGGAGGAAAACATTTCGGCTACATCATCTGGCTGAAAACTCCCAACGATCCCGAAACCGGAAAACCCCAACTCGACAAGAAAAATTCCGATAAAGCCAAGCAAACCCGTCCAATCAAAGGACTTGAGATTATGAAAAATCTGGTTTGGGATGCGAAAGAGCAGGAATGGGCTGATGGTGAAATTTACGACCCGAAATCAGGCAACAGCTACAGCCTTACCGTAAAAATGACCGATAAGAATACGCTGAGCCTGCGCGGCTACATGGGGGTTTCACTGCTCGGTCGTACTTCAGTATGGACCCGCACCACTGAATAA
- a CDS encoding polysaccharide biosynthesis protein, with protein MAYLLRFDFAIPQVEVDAFPVVIPTLIGVRLVSFLLARIPWGIVRYMSQRDAMRILITLLCGTLVFFAINQITRFINGLYIIPHSIIFIEFLTTTFGMIAARLIYKALWMELKNPTRGKTDVIIFGAGESGLITKRTLDRDAATRYRVLAFIDDDKAKHGRKLEGVTIYGPDKLPQLAGKAEGAQVILSIQQIPAARKQEIVDYCLAHHMPVLTVPPVRSWINGELSSGQLRKIRIEELLEREPIQLDEANISSQLKGKTILVTGAAGSIGSEMVRQLARFEPGLLVLLDQAESPLYDMELELAEMGGLNYEVVIGDVRNRERMHNVFRTFRPQLVYHAAAYKHVPMMELNPSEAVRTNVQGTVVTADLAVEFGVEKFVMVSTDKAVNPTNVMGASKRIAEIYTQALNNHINSTRFVTTRFGNVLGSQGSVIPRFRQQIENGGPVTITHPEITRYFMTIPEACRLVLEAGCMGKGGEIFIFDMGRSVKIIDLANKMIQLSGLEPGRDIEIRFTGLRPGEKLYEELLSNSENTLPTHHEKIMIARVQPSAYESVNTQVNELIGLFDTQQNMTIVALMKKLVPEFISNNSVYEKLDQETV; from the coding sequence ATGGCGTATCTGCTGCGGTTTGATTTTGCCATTCCGCAGGTGGAGGTTGATGCTTTTCCGGTGGTTATTCCCACGCTCATTGGCGTGAGGCTTGTAAGTTTTCTGCTGGCGCGCATTCCGTGGGGTATTGTGCGCTATATGAGCCAGCGCGATGCCATGCGCATACTCATTACGCTGCTGTGTGGTACGCTGGTGTTTTTTGCCATCAACCAGATTACCCGTTTTATAAACGGACTTTACATCATTCCGCATTCCATCATTTTCATTGAGTTTCTTACTACCACCTTTGGCATGATTGCCGCGCGGCTTATTTACAAAGCGTTGTGGATGGAACTGAAAAATCCCACGCGCGGCAAAACCGACGTTATTATTTTCGGTGCGGGCGAGTCGGGGCTGATTACCAAGCGCACGCTTGACCGTGATGCAGCCACGCGTTACCGTGTGCTGGCATTTATTGATGATGATAAAGCCAAGCACGGCCGTAAGCTGGAGGGCGTAACCATTTACGGGCCCGACAAACTTCCGCAACTTGCCGGAAAAGCGGAGGGTGCACAGGTTATTCTTTCCATACAGCAAATACCGGCAGCGCGCAAGCAGGAAATTGTAGATTACTGCCTTGCGCATCACATGCCTGTGCTTACGGTGCCGCCTGTGCGGAGCTGGATAAACGGCGAGCTGAGTTCGGGGCAGCTGCGTAAGATACGCATTGAGGAATTGCTCGAACGCGAGCCTATCCAGCTTGATGAGGCCAACATAAGCAGCCAGCTCAAGGGCAAAACCATTCTGGTTACCGGCGCGGCAGGTTCTATTGGCAGCGAAATGGTGCGCCAGCTTGCCCGTTTCGAACCCGGCCTGCTGGTGCTGCTCGATCAGGCCGAATCGCCGTTGTATGATATGGAGCTTGAGCTGGCCGAAATGGGCGGACTCAACTACGAAGTAGTAATTGGTGATGTGCGCAACCGCGAACGGATGCACAATGTGTTCCGCACCTTCCGTCCGCAGCTTGTATATCACGCTGCGGCTTACAAACATGTGCCCATGATGGAGCTCAACCCATCGGAAGCCGTGCGCACAAATGTGCAGGGCACCGTGGTTACGGCTGATCTGGCGGTGGAATTTGGCGTGGAGAAATTTGTAATGGTTTCTACCGACAAAGCCGTGAATCCGACTAATGTAATGGGCGCATCAAAACGCATTGCCGAAATTTATACGCAGGCGCTCAACAACCACATAAATTCTACCCGCTTTGTAACTACGCGTTTTGGTAATGTGCTGGGTTCGCAGGGCTCGGTCATTCCGCGTTTCCGCCAGCAAATAGAAAATGGCGGGCCGGTTACCATTACACATCCCGAAATTACACGCTATTTTATGACCATTCCCGAAGCCTGCCGCCTTGTGCTCGAGGCCGGCTGTATGGGAAAAGGCGGCGAAATTTTCATCTTCGATATGGGCCGCTCGGTAAAAATTATCGACCTCGCCAATAAAATGATTCAGCTCTCGGGACTGGAACCCGGACGCGATATAGAGATCCGGTTTACCGGCTTGCGTCCCGGCGAAAAGCTTTACGAAGAACTCCTCAGCAACAGCGAAAACACCCTCCCCACACATCACGAAAAAATAATGATTGCCCGTGTGCAGCCTTCGGCCTATGAAAGCGTGAACACGCAGGTAAATGAACTCATCGGCCTGTTTGATACACAGCAAAACATGACCATTGTGGCGCTGATGAAAAAGCTGGTGCCCGAATTTATCAGCAACAATTCCGTGTATGAAAAATTAGATCAGGAAACTGTCTGA
- a CDS encoding T9SS type A sorting domain-containing protein gives MLRLFLILLISAFSGIKIAAQPISIEKNYGTPGTTGQIIIPYSEGGFVAEIKGAGSPGRITILRLDTEGNVIWSTSFRDSLENLSVGSIIETREQGILVTMLGISSLHLLKLSATGIEEWTVKLGLTYPEVFSGVSVVQKSYGDLFIATSLGSMSPSVPLHEKYIMLSKLDEQGNYLWNKKIINATAQVKEIVNTTQNQLLIFADNIGSYGCYSTAAVVLDTASNLVGITNYRISAPQLPVSYFNSVWVNEQLQPEVLIFHRSYPSNGLFLVQLDLNRQVIRTDSIFPQTFTHLFSKVLAKTDSAYIIGSAAGTGGAEFVEWPFNGGAARGLKLINTNGHYSGFSRTPDGSLYVYGYHCMSNSQSCQVSFNKSEIATTGNLPLAGCTMQSYQTFVEPANTDIIPLTLLPPVIDYPLTFSSPLYIQLAYTVSPVVNCSVVSVDASSEHPVTMVVWPNPAEDFVLLDGQFEGEDVRIECFSMDGKLVQRETQYASNSQIRFFVQSLNNGSYLLTVTRLTTGQVMHTRLMVFH, from the coding sequence ATGCTTAGATTATTTCTTATTTTACTCATATCAGCCTTTTCAGGTATAAAAATAGCTGCACAACCAATTAGTATTGAAAAAAACTATGGAACACCCGGCACAACGGGCCAAATAATTATTCCTTATTCAGAAGGTGGTTTTGTAGCTGAAATAAAGGGAGCCGGATCGCCGGGCAGAATAACAATTTTACGACTGGACACAGAAGGTAATGTAATATGGTCAACCTCATTTCGTGATTCGCTTGAGAATTTATCCGTAGGGTCGATTATTGAAACCCGTGAACAAGGTATTCTTGTAACCATGCTGGGTATATCATCTCTTCATTTGCTTAAACTTAGTGCAACCGGAATTGAGGAATGGACAGTAAAACTTGGATTAACTTATCCCGAAGTTTTCTCCGGTGTATCAGTCGTTCAAAAAAGTTATGGTGATCTTTTCATTGCCACGAGTTTGGGCTCCATGTCGCCTTCGGTACCCTTACATGAGAAGTATATTATGCTCAGCAAACTGGATGAACAAGGCAATTATTTATGGAACAAAAAGATAATAAATGCCACTGCGCAGGTAAAAGAAATCGTAAATACTACTCAGAACCAACTCCTGATTTTTGCTGATAATATTGGTAGTTATGGTTGTTACTCTACTGCGGCAGTTGTTTTGGACACTGCTTCTAATTTGGTTGGAATAACGAATTACCGGATATCAGCCCCGCAATTGCCGGTCAGTTATTTTAATTCGGTTTGGGTAAATGAGCAATTACAGCCTGAAGTGCTAATTTTTCATCGTTCATATCCAAGCAATGGTTTGTTTCTTGTACAACTGGATTTGAATCGTCAGGTAATCCGAACCGACAGTATTTTTCCTCAAACATTTACTCATTTATTCAGTAAAGTGCTTGCTAAAACAGATTCGGCATACATTATCGGGAGTGCAGCTGGCACCGGTGGTGCCGAGTTTGTGGAATGGCCGTTTAACGGAGGTGCGGCACGCGGGCTGAAGTTGATAAATACAAACGGACATTATTCTGGTTTTTCTCGTACACCGGATGGGAGTTTGTATGTGTATGGCTATCACTGTATGAGCAATTCCCAAAGTTGTCAGGTCAGTTTTAATAAATCAGAAATTGCCACCACCGGTAATTTGCCTTTAGCTGGCTGCACTATGCAATCGTATCAAACTTTTGTTGAGCCAGCCAACACAGATATTATTCCTTTAACTCTTTTGCCTCCTGTAATTGATTATCCGCTTACATTTTCCAGTCCTTTGTATATACAGTTAGCCTATACCGTTTCGCCAGTTGTGAATTGTTCAGTAGTGTCTGTTGATGCGAGTAGTGAGCATCCGGTGACGATGGTTGTGTGGCCTAATCCAGCGGAAGATTTTGTGTTACTAGATGGCCAGTTTGAAGGTGAAGATGTACGTATTGAGTGTTTTTCGATGGATGGAAAACTCGTGCAGCGTGAAACGCAGTATGCAAGCAATTCACAGATCAGGTTTTTTGTTCAGTCGCTAAACAATGGTAGTTATTTATTGACGGTTACCCGGCTTACAACAGGGCAAGTAATGCACACGCGGCTTATGGTTTTTCATTAA
- a CDS encoding FAD-dependent oxidoreductase — MNTQPETSFDVVVAGAGISGLAAAYTLQQAGLNVCVLERESRVGGRMSTDRVNGFVIDRGATILGNNFRHMRKLSEELQLKAMEQSFEFAFGLKAERKLHIIRPRRPYDLFRRGLLTLSSLPALLRFLGGMLRLGNSLLHGNSLHTAARYDDESIEAFLQKHGGHDLLSKILEPGLNGPMGGHFRQNSRLIVWQTFWNVLFHNVWAYRKGMDVLPEALAAKLQVRVNTAVARIETGKPCRVTLQSGEVITSKAVVVALPGNIAAQVCKNLPADVEQTLSETAYGKMSIVHVMLSKRPANDAPGIGFYPLAGEYCEIEAEHLRGKEFCPPGKGMLSLYFWDHAQEKVSALSDEALQEKAQSLLNRHFPDCAGAVEGMHIVRWTEGIARFPVGRLQQMAALRKRMQQWDLPLQLCGDYLDGIATESALATGVGAGEVLVRKWKVLHSQ; from the coding sequence ATGAATACGCAGCCCGAAACCAGTTTTGATGTGGTAGTGGCCGGTGCCGGAATAAGCGGACTGGCTGCGGCTTATACGCTGCAGCAGGCCGGTTTGAACGTATGTGTGCTTGAACGTGAAAGCCGCGTGGGCGGAAGAATGAGTACCGACCGCGTAAATGGTTTTGTAATTGACCGCGGGGCAACCATACTGGGGAATAATTTCAGGCACATGCGCAAACTGAGTGAGGAGTTGCAGCTGAAAGCGATGGAGCAGTCGTTTGAGTTTGCATTCGGACTAAAAGCTGAACGTAAATTGCACATTATTCGTCCGCGCCGTCCTTACGATCTTTTTCGCCGCGGGTTGCTCACACTTTCATCGTTGCCGGCTTTGCTGCGGTTTCTTGGGGGCATGCTTCGTCTTGGAAACAGCTTGCTGCATGGCAACAGCCTGCACACTGCCGCGCGGTATGATGATGAAAGCATCGAAGCGTTTTTGCAAAAACACGGCGGGCACGATTTGCTTTCGAAAATACTTGAGCCGGGGCTGAATGGCCCCATGGGCGGCCATTTCAGGCAGAACTCGCGTTTGATTGTGTGGCAAACGTTCTGGAATGTTCTTTTTCATAACGTGTGGGCCTACCGGAAAGGCATGGATGTGTTGCCCGAAGCGCTTGCTGCAAAACTGCAGGTGCGTGTAAATACTGCCGTGGCGCGGATTGAAACCGGAAAGCCCTGCCGTGTGACGTTGCAAAGCGGCGAAGTGATTACTTCCAAAGCTGTTGTAGTGGCACTGCCGGGCAATATTGCCGCACAGGTTTGTAAAAATCTTCCGGCCGATGTGGAACAAACGCTAAGTGAAACCGCTTACGGAAAAATGAGCATTGTGCATGTGATGCTGAGCAAACGTCCGGCCAACGATGCGCCCGGTATTGGCTTTTATCCGCTTGCCGGCGAATATTGCGAAATAGAAGCCGAACACCTTCGCGGCAAGGAGTTTTGTCCGCCCGGCAAAGGCATGCTTTCGCTTTATTTCTGGGATCATGCGCAGGAAAAAGTTTCTGCACTGAGCGATGAAGCGTTGCAGGAGAAAGCACAAAGTCTGCTCAACCGCCATTTTCCCGACTGTGCCGGCGCAGTAGAAGGCATGCACATTGTGCGCTGGACCGAAGGCATTGCGCGTTTTCCGGTTGGCCGGTTGCAGCAAATGGCGGCGCTGCGGAAACGCATGCAGCAATGGGATTTACCCCTGCAGCTTTGCGGCGATTATTTAGACGGCATTGCTACGGAGAGTGCGCTGGCTACGGGTGTGGGGGCGGGGGAGGTGCTGGTGAGGAAGTGGAAAGTGTTGCATAGTCAATAA
- a CDS encoding methyltransferase domain-containing protein yields the protein MKTRKHFYPAADPNKQPSSGWYFGRAVYVSRIDYRKIFLVFISVGIPAGLAGLIFELNWLWYGALGLGALGVLLLMYSLFGLYRQYGAPARNYFARMLQNAGVSGKITLADIHIGTYRHTYQFANLLPEAVIHSIDCWEDGFSSEQAISDVRALEPAPVHEPRIKPVKAKDYSIPLADESCDVVVFGFGTHEIPEGRERDTIFAEARRILKRGGKLIMFEHGIDFHNYLIFGPVIYHVTQHKAWLARLQKQYTRVSEDRMYAVNMITAEK from the coding sequence ATGAAAACCCGAAAACATTTTTATCCTGCGGCAGATCCCAATAAGCAACCCTCCTCCGGCTGGTATTTTGGCCGGGCAGTGTATGTAAGCCGTATCGACTATCGTAAAATTTTCCTCGTATTTATTTCGGTTGGTATTCCGGCCGGGCTTGCCGGTTTAATTTTTGAACTGAACTGGCTTTGGTATGGTGCGCTGGGTTTGGGTGCATTGGGTGTGTTGCTGTTAATGTATTCGCTTTTTGGTTTATACCGTCAGTACGGAGCTCCGGCCAGAAACTATTTTGCGCGTATGTTGCAAAATGCAGGTGTGAGCGGAAAAATTACATTAGCTGATATTCATATTGGCACCTACCGGCATACCTATCAGTTTGCCAACCTGCTGCCCGAAGCTGTAATTCACTCCATCGACTGCTGGGAAGACGGCTTTTCGTCAGAACAGGCCATCAGCGATGTGCGTGCGCTTGAGCCTGCTCCTGTTCACGAACCCCGCATCAAACCTGTGAAAGCGAAAGACTACAGCATCCCTTTGGCCGATGAATCGTGCGATGTGGTGGTGTTTGGCTTCGGCACACACGAAATACCCGAAGGCCGCGAGCGCGATACAATTTTTGCTGAAGCACGTCGTATCCTCAAACGTGGCGGTAAACTGATTATGTTTGAGCATGGCATTGATTTTCACAACTACCTTATTTTTGGTCCTGTGATTTATCATGTAACCCAGCACAAAGCCTGGCTGGCAAGACTGCAGAAACAATATACCCGCGTAAGCGAAGACCGCATGTATGCCGTGAATATGATAACCGCCGAAAAATGA
- a CDS encoding SDR family oxidoreductase — protein sequence MEKEKVALVTGAYKGLGFEWCRQLSALGYRVVLTARDQQKADEAAASLNTASQQVWGRALEVTSEPQLAALAGWVQQTFGRLDLVVNNAGVNPKDYADKSRMAAAFYLDQLSAAEMLDVIHINSIAPLLVVKHFRKLLAASETPVVINISSWLGSVSQLGFGGHYGYVGSKNLLNVLNKSMAAELRSDAIISVNVNPGWVQTDMGGSKANFTTAQAVKQLIDNVLLKLTPAQSGQFLNYDGSVHPW from the coding sequence ATGGAAAAGGAAAAAGTAGCGCTGGTAACCGGTGCATATAAAGGCTTGGGTTTTGAATGGTGCCGCCAGCTTTCAGCACTCGGCTATCGTGTGGTACTTACCGCCCGCGATCAGCAAAAGGCCGATGAAGCTGCGGCTTCGCTCAATACTGCTTCGCAGCAGGTGTGGGGCAGGGCACTTGAAGTAACCAGCGAACCTCAGCTTGCGGCGCTTGCCGGTTGGGTGCAGCAAACTTTTGGCCGCCTTGATCTTGTTGTGAACAATGCCGGTGTGAATCCGAAAGATTATGCCGACAAGTCGCGCATGGCTGCCGCCTTTTACCTCGATCAGCTTTCGGCCGCAGAAATGCTTGACGTAATACATATAAACAGTATTGCGCCGCTGCTGGTGGTAAAGCATTTCAGAAAACTGCTTGCGGCAAGTGAAACGCCTGTGGTAATCAATATTTCGAGCTGGCTGGGCTCTGTAAGTCAGCTTGGGTTTGGCGGGCATTACGGGTATGTGGGAAGTAAAAACCTGCTTAACGTGCTCAATAAATCAATGGCTGCCGAACTGCGCAGTGATGCTATTATTTCGGTAAATGTAAATCCCGGCTGGGTGCAAACCGACATGGGCGGCTCGAAAGCCAATTTTACTACCGCACAGGCAGTAAAACAATTAATTGATAATGTATTGCTCAAACTCACTCCGGCACAAAGCGGTCAGTTTTTAAATTACGACGGTTCTGTACATCCCTGGTAG
- a CDS encoding NAD(P)-binding domain-containing protein, with amino-acid sequence MKIAIIGTGNVGGALAAHWAARGHEINLGVRDTGNFKGKELLKHANIRAFTVKEAVQISDVILIAAPAMLAVEVTQMLGDTTGKVIIDAMNIVMGRGPAGYTNTASAILDHTQTRDVVKCFNTTGFNNMVNPVYGNTAIDLFVAGDSVKGREIATQLALDAGFENCYSIGGNDKFELMEQFAWFWINLAMFQGAGRDIGFKLLKR; translated from the coding sequence ATGAAAATAGCCATAATTGGAACAGGAAATGTAGGCGGCGCGCTGGCTGCACACTGGGCTGCACGCGGTCATGAAATTAATCTCGGCGTGCGCGATACCGGAAATTTCAAAGGCAAAGAGTTACTCAAGCACGCCAACATACGTGCGTTTACCGTGAAAGAAGCTGTACAGATTTCGGATGTTATACTAATAGCCGCACCCGCCATGCTTGCCGTGGAAGTGACACAGATGCTGGGCGATACTACCGGGAAGGTAATTATTGATGCCATGAATATTGTAATGGGACGAGGCCCTGCGGGATATACGAATACCGCATCAGCCATTCTCGATCACACACAAACGCGCGATGTGGTGAAATGCTTTAACACCACGGGCTTCAATAACATGGTTAATCCGGTGTATGGCAATACCGCTATCGATTTGTTTGTGGCAGGCGACAGTGTGAAAGGACGTGAAATTGCCACACAGCTTGCTCTGGATGCCGGTTTTGAAAACTGCTACAGCATTGGCGGCAACGATAAGTTTGAACTTATGGAGCAGTTTGCCTGGTTCTGGATTAACCTCGCTATGTTTCAGGGGGCAGGACGCGATATAGGTTTCAAACTGCTCAAACGCTGA
- a CDS encoding hydrogenase, with amino-acid sequence MILKRNFNPLKVVQYVKTELMFSLFISALAYWLYRQKLLEVSLPFSIAAILGSALAIFIAFRNNSAYSRWWEARTLWGGIINSSRVLGRLIITFTDSHAHQPNYESSRSEVFKREMIYVTIAWAHALRLHLRRENSWQELRHLLTGEEFDALQKVQNKPNYLHLLAGKKIYAAMSNGTLGGFDSFQMEGQLLALANYQGGCERIKNTPLLRQYDFFTRVFLYTFILLLPFSLTGDFFRMQIGYLVVPVSFILSFVFAIIGKVGEVNEDPFENKITDVPLTALCNTVERDLREMLGETDLPAKKEPERGFLF; translated from the coding sequence ATGATACTCAAACGCAATTTCAACCCGCTTAAAGTGGTGCAGTATGTGAAAACCGAATTGATGTTTTCGCTTTTCATTTCTGCGTTGGCCTATTGGCTTTACCGGCAAAAACTGCTGGAAGTAAGTTTGCCGTTTTCCATTGCAGCCATACTGGGCAGTGCGCTGGCTATTTTTATCGCCTTTCGCAACAACAGTGCCTACAGCCGCTGGTGGGAAGCACGCACGCTTTGGGGCGGTATCATCAACTCAAGCCGCGTACTCGGCAGACTCATCATTACATTTACCGATAGTCATGCCCACCAGCCCAACTACGAAAGCAGTCGCAGCGAAGTGTTTAAGCGTGAAATGATTTACGTAACCATTGCGTGGGCACATGCACTGCGTCTGCATCTGCGCCGCGAAAACAGCTGGCAGGAACTGCGCCATTTGCTGACTGGGGAAGAATTTGACGCTTTGCAAAAGGTGCAAAACAAACCCAACTACCTTCACCTGCTTGCCGGGAAGAAAATTTATGCAGCCATGAGTAACGGTACACTCGGAGGATTCGACAGTTTCCAGATGGAGGGACAATTGCTGGCGCTGGCTAATTATCAGGGTGGTTGCGAACGGATAAAGAATACACCATTGCTCAGGCAATACGATTTTTTTACACGCGTGTTTCTTTACACGTTTATACTATTACTCCCCTTTTCACTCACCGGCGATTTCTTTCGCATGCAAATCGGCTACCTTGTGGTGCCGGTATCCTTCATTCTCTCGTTTGTATTTGCCATTATCGGTAAAGTAGGTGAGGTGAATGAAGATCCGTTTGAGAACAAAATTACCGATGTACCGCTCACGGCATTGTGCAACACTGTGGAGCGCGATTTGCGTGAAATGCTCGGCGAAACTGATTTACCGGCGAAAAAGGAACCGGAACGCGGATTTTTATTTTAA